Within the Gadus chalcogrammus isolate NIFS_2021 chromosome 15, NIFS_Gcha_1.0, whole genome shotgun sequence genome, the region AGATTTGGGGTCTGCAGTACTGGTCATTCAAGTACAGACTGTGGCCATCGTAGCCCAGAGATTCGAGGTAGGACTTCTCAATCACAATGTTCATGTTGTCTGAAGAACACTCCACTCGACCTGGTGGAGACACAATAGCCCATTCTTACGTGAATTTCTTTTTTGAAATTTCTAACCGATGTTCTCCACTTATCTTCAATGCTATATTATAAAGGCTGAAATCGTACTGACATTGGTATTGCATCTTAGTTTTGGAAAGGGGATTCTGAATGACAGCGATTGTCTGCATTGGTTTTCAAGCGAGGCTGAGATGAAGGGCAGGATTGGGCCGACCCGATGACTTTGTTGGGTCAGGTTTAGCCAtgtggaataatataaaacGTCCATGCCGGTTGACTTGAAGTCTACACTGACCTGCGCCTGGTGGAAGAGAGCTTTTGAATTCGGCGTTGAACCCTCGGCCGGTCCCTGAGCCGTCCGTCCGGAAGAGAACAGTGAGGTACGTGGAGGAGGACTGGAAGAAGTTCAACGTGTTGTTGCACAATGTCCCCAAAGGTCGCGAGTTCACGCTGGGTCCATCATAGACGGCTACGTAGTCACAGGAACAGCAGTCCTCCAACCTGGATGCACAACGGATCATCAAGTCAGCTGAAGAACAGCTTTGTTAATAACtcaaatgttgtgtgtgtgtgtgtgtgtgtgtgtgtgtgtgtgtgtgtgtgtgtgtgtgtgtgtgtgtgtgtgtgtgtgtgtgtgtgtgtgtgtgtgtgtgtgtgtgtgtgtgtgtgtgtgtgtgtgtgtgtgtgtcttcatgagTGGCCGATTAGACTCACTGGAGGTCAGTGAATGACAGGTATATCTTATGGTCATTCGATGCTCTCAGCTGCCACACGCAGTGGCTGTTGTCGTGGTAGTTGCCAGGGTAGCCCGGGCTGGAGAACGACccagagatggatagagagccTCCGCAAGGTGGACCTGTAAGAGGTTAAGCATCAGAATTGGGTTGTTATGCTCTATTTTTCAATTGAGGGGATCCTAATGCAATATGTGTAGTATTATCCATACAACCTGTTAATTTGATTTTGATGTGGTGAATGGAGAGATATTGTCTCACTGGATGGTTTTCACTTCACTTAAAATGTGCATGTCATGTAATGTAGATGTTTCAGTAATTGATGCCAGAGATGGTTCATTACCTGTAACATCTGGTGATGCTCTATTGTAACACTGAGCTGCAAGACGGATGAAAAGGGGTTTCAGTTTTTAAAATCACTTTCATTTGTCATGCATTAGTTCTTACGCTGACTAGAATGAAATTGGGaccaacttattttttttaaatgtctttcAACGCATACTCTGAAATAATATTTTCACCGTGACTGTTTACCTCAGAGAGCTACATGATATTTTCTGTAGAGCTTCAGTAGTAGACTTAACGTGTCATAGTTACTGTTAAACAGACACTTCTCTTCAAAGTCTTACGGTACATTCATGTACAAGTCATTAAAGCATTTAAGATGCTGTCTGTaggatttaagagctattatttgagtgtaatttttAAGAAATGGCCTCGCCATCGGTGAGTTATTACTGTGTCAAATGCTCTGTGAGATTAGCTGTTATGAGTTGACTGCATCTGCCACTGTATGAGCCCATTTCGATTGAAGACCGCCCccagctcatttctgaccaatcagggaaggTCTCCCCAGATTGGTTCCAGACTCCATATTGCCTATCAATAACAGGTATATGAATCTAGAACTCTTAAATTAATGGCTGAGAAACGTatgaagggagggagcagagaggaagggggctTTTGGGTggttatttagttttaaaaacttgctctcttctgctctcacCCTTTGGAACTCTGAAATCTTTACTAGAGCAGCTTTAATGCACAGATTTACATCtatattttcatatatatttttcatgcaCACGTTTGGACTAGCCTGTCATTGTGACTAAACTTTCATGCATCTgctataaacaaaacaatgcaGCATTTTACGACGACTTTTGATTTTACAGGCCTTGTAACTTACAGTAGTAGTCATAGCAACAGTTGCCGTCGTATTGACAGGAGACGTCGCAAGAACAGCTTCCCAGGTGGTTCCCACAGTTGTAGAGACAGGATTCTTGAGCTGGGAAACAGGGAGATATTGTCTCACAGGATGGTTTTCACTTCACTGGAAATGTTCATGTCATAGAATGTAGATGTTTTAGTAATTGATATCAGAGATGGTTCATTACCTGTAGTAACCTCTGGTGGGTATGCTGTAGTGCCTACACACTGAGCTGCAAGAGGGatgaaaatatgtttcacttttttaaatagatattttttcattcatgCAAACATTTCAATAGAACcaatattttcatttcatttgtcatGCGTCAGTTCTTACGTTGAGTGGAATGTCATTATGAAAGACCTTACGCCTTAACATATCTTTAAACTGatactttaaaaatatatttacactttTCTACACTGAGCTGCAATACAGTTGAAAATCGGTTTCAGTCTTTAAAGTaacctttttttcatttatggaaacattttacGGTAGATTTTGTGTTTACAGGCCTTATCACTTACATAAGTAGTCATAGCAACAGTTGCCATAGGATTCACAGGGGTATTCGCAGGAACAGTTTCCGACCAAGTAGCCACAGTTATATCTGCAGGAACCGTCCGCtaataaaagataaaaatcAAATCACACAAATGGCATTTAACTGTTTGCCTTCATGTTTTCTTTAAGTAGACCGAAAAGACGTTCAAGTTGATGCATCGTCACTCTTGTTTCTGCGACTCACCCACAACTCTGTATTCGGCCCGAAATCCTTGGTATGTCTGGCTGAAGTCAGTGGTGAAGCGTACGGTCAGATTCTTACCAGTGGAGTGGAAAGTAGACCTCTGATTACCACACAATCTGCCAAGCTGCCTTTGGTTAATACTGGGGCCATCATAGACCTGGATGCCATCATATCTGCAGTCTGACCCCTCTAATCTGTGGATAGCATTTGTGTCGCAGAAAATGTAAAAATTGACCATGAGCCGAAGACAACTCTTCATCATGTTCAAATGCAGCAGGAAAATACGTTCCTCATTATCAAATGATGTCAGATTGGTGATTAAATGATGATGCTTACTCAACATGGAGGAACTCCAGTTCTATAACTTCAGAGCCTGGACTGATGACCCACACACAATCCATGTTGTTAGGATACTGTTGTGGGTAGTTGGGGCTGGTAATATACCCCTCAGTAGAGTACAGCCACCCACCACAGTTATTAACTGAAAGACGATCACAGAGAACGTTGGAGCAAGGGTTTCCCATCACAATGCCTGGTAAGTACATGCTGACAAGTACAGTTtgcaatattattataataaatttACATTGATGCAGCTATAGGCCTACGTAAAGCTTTATCAAGCACTTTTTGAACTGGAGTATGAATGGAATTGCTGGGAAACAGGGAGATATTGTCTCACTGGATAATTTTCACTTCACTGGAAATGTTCATGTCATAGAGTGTAGATGTTTCAGTAATTGATGCCAGAGATGGTTCATTACCTGTAGTAACATCTGGTGATGCTGTATTGTAACACTGAGCTGCAAGACGGATGAAAAGGGGTTTCAGTTTTTAAAATCACTTTCATTTGTCATGCATTAGTTCTTACGCTGACTAGAATGAAATTGGGaccaacttattttttttaaatgtctttcAACGCATACTCTGAAATAATATTTTCACCGTGACTGTTTACCTCAGAGAGCTACATGATATTTTCTGTAGAGCTTCAGTAGTAGACTTAACGTGTCATAGTTACTGTTAAACAGACACTTCTCTTCAAAGTCTTACGGTACATTCATGTACAAGTCATTAAAGCATTTAAGGTGCTGTCTGTaggatttaagagctattatttgagtgtaatttttAAGAAATGGCCTCGCCATCGGTGAGTTATTACTGTGTCAAATGCTCTGTGAGATTAGCTGTTATGAGTTGACTGTATCTGCCACTGTATGAGCCCATTTCGATTGAAGACCTCCCccagctcatttctgaccaatcagggaaggTCTCCCCAGATTGGTTCCAGACTCCATATTGCCTATCAATAACAGGTATATGAATCTAGAACTCTTAAATTAATGGCTGAGAAACGTatgaagggagggagcagagaggaagggggctTTTGGGTggttatttagttttaaaaacttgctctcttctgctctcacCCTTTGGAACTCTGAAATCTTTACTAGAGCAGCTTTAATGCACAGATTTACATCtatattttcatatatatttttcatgcaCACTTTTGGACTAGCCTGTCATTGTGACCAAACTTTCATGCATCTgctataaacaaaacaatgcaGCATTTTACGACGACTTTTGATTTTACAGGCCTTGTAACTTACAGTAGTAGTCATAGCAACAGTTGCCGTCGTATTGACAGGAGACGTCGCAAGAACAGCTTCCCAGGTGGTTCCCACAGTTGTAGAGACAGGATTCTTGAGCTGGGAAACAGGGAGATATTGTCTCACAGGATGGTTTTCACTTCACTGGAAATGTTCATGTCATAGAATGTAGATGTTTTAGTAATTGATATCAGAGATGGTTCATTACCTGTAGTAACCTCTGGTGGGTATGCTGTAGTGCCTACACACTGAGCTGCAAGAGGGatgaaaatatgtttcacttttTTGAATAgatattttttcattcatgCAAACATTTCAATAGAACcaatattttcatttcatttgtcatGCGTCAGTTCTTACGTTGAGTGGAATGTCATTATGAAAGACCTTACGCCTTAACATATCTTTAAACTGatactttaaaaatatatttacactttTCTACACTGAGCTGCAATACAGTTGAAAATCGGTTTCAGTCTTTAAAGTaacctttttttcatttatggaaacattttacGGTAGATTTTGTGTTTACAGGCCTTATCACTTACATAAGTAGTCATAGCAACAGTTGCCATAGGATTCACAGGGGTATTCGCAGGAACAGTTTCCGACCAAGTAGCCACAGTTATATCTGCAGGAACCGTCCGCtaataaaagataaaaatcAAATCACACAAATAGCATTTAACTGTTTGCCTTCATGTTTTCTTTAAGTAGACCGAAAAGACGTTCAAGTTGATGCATCGTCACTCTTGTTTCTGCGACTCACCCACAACTCTGTATTCGGCCCGAAATCCTTGGTATGTCTGGCTGAAGTCAGTGGTGAAGCGTACGGTCAGATTCTTACCAGTGGAGTGGAAAGTAGACCTCTGATTACCACACAATCTGCCAAGCTGCCTTTGGTTAATACTGGGGCCATCATAGACCTGGATGCCATCATATCTGCAGTCTGACCCCTCTAATCTGTGGATAGCATTTGTGTCGCAGAAAATGTAAAAATTGACCATGAGCCGAAGACAACTCTTCATCATGTTCAAATGCAGCAGGAAAATACGTTCCTCATTATCAAATGATGTCAGATTGGTGATTAAATGATGATGCTTACTCAACATGGAGGAACTCCAGTTCTATAACTTCAGAGCCTGGACTGATGACCCACACACAATCCATGTTGTTAGGATACTGTTGTGGGTAGTTGGGGCTGGTAATATACCCCTCAGTAGAGTACAGCCACCCACCACAGTTATTAACTGAAAGACGATCACAGAGAACGTTGGAGCAAGGGTTTCCCATCACAATGCCTGGTAAGTACATGCTGACAAGTACAGTTTGCAATATTATTATAAGAAATTTACATTGATGCAGCTATACGTAAAGCTTTATCAAGCACTTTTTGAACTGGAGTATGAATGGAATTGCTGGGAAACAGGGAGATATTGTCTCACTGGATAATTTTCACTTCACTGGAAATGTTCATGTCATAGAGTGTAGATGTTTTAGTAATTGATATCAGAGATGGTTCATTACCTGTAGTAACATCTGGTGTAATTGTAGTGTATGGACACTGAGCTGCAAGACAGATGAAAATAGGTTACCCTTtttaaaacactttttttttcatttttgcaaacatttcaatacaaaccgatattttcattttatttgtcaTAATCAGTTCTTACGTTGACTAGAATGCAATTGTGACTAACATTTTTCTTAAATATGTCTTTCAACACATACtccaaaataatattttattttttatattaataatatattatatttttctgTAGAGCTTCAGTAGTAGACTTAACACGTCATAGTTACTGTTAATCTGACACTTTTCTTCAAAGTGACTTACGGTGAATTCATGTAAAGTCATTAAAGCATTAAAGGTGCTAaaggtaagatttaagagctattatttgagcgTAATTTGTTAAAAATGGTCTGATCAGCGATTattgagtgaaatgctctgtgagaatatTATTTATGAGTTGACTGCGTCTGCCGCTGTATGAGCCGATTTAGATTGAAGAGCACCCccagctcatttctgaccaatcagggaagctcttccctgattggttctggACTCCATATTGACTATCAATCACAGGTATATGAATCTAGAACTTCTTAATGGCTGAGAAAcgtaaggagggagggagcagagagaaagtggattttttgggGGGTATCTCTTTGAACTCAGTAATCTTGTCTTCAGCATGCATCTTTAATGCaaacatttattaatatattttcatattgttttcattcatcaattttcatcaaatgcttttcagaggcCTGAATACTTACAGTAGTAGTCAAAGCAACAGTTGCCATTGTATTGACAGGAGTAGTCGCAGGAACATCTTCCCAGGTGGTTTCCGCAGTTGTATCGACAGGAGTCTTGAGCTGGGAAACAGCAAGATATTGTCTCACTGGATGCTTTTCACTTCACTTTACAGGCATCCGTGCTAAATAACTAATTAATTCTAAAATGATGCTGGTATTATAAATTATTTGGGACAGCCATAGAGAATATCACTATTGGTTTCAGGAAAAAACATTTAGAAACACTGTGTAAAAAGGGGTGTACAGTACCTGGTGTGGTAAAACCTAAAATTGTCATTATAagagacaaggagacaaacACCTTTGTTCGATTTTGCACACAAAGTGCAAGTTACAACTTGCATGTTTAATACAATGGAAGGTGAGATTCATACATTTCAGTCCACGACAATGACAAAATGTGTAACATGAATTCCTACCCTGAACACAATGTGAGAACATCACACTGCATAGCACCAGGAATCCCAATGCCTCCATCTTCTCGTTTTGCTTCTGAATGTTCTTCAGTTGCATCCAGTGATGGCTTTATACCCATTGGTTCCCATGATGCCTTCCTCATAGCAGGAAGGCATCAAAAACATGCAAGCTGGCCAGTATGCAAATGAAATGATTAAAGGCCTACGTGCACGTTAAACGGAAGTTTTAGTTAATGGATACATAAAGCAATAAAACtatgtgtatcatttataaaatgtctccaaaatagtgttaaagtccagtttttggcTTTTTTGTcagtaacgggtgttttctaacgccattcggcgatgacgtcacgttgggtagacgtggtggaaggtagcctcagcctagtactagaactatggcgtctaaGGGGTGGCAAGAaacacaaataacatgtatgatggcccacagcagtataatttcgaacctgtcagacgtgagacggcgaatgaggaattgccgagaactgatggcggtcaaagctaattaaatgcatggtcagaggagaatgagtggctatcatttagcaaccagcaacgagcgctggagctagtcaatgaacagcagtgcatacaatacattttatttatttttactgtcagtgagcgggtgtgctctctctctcactcactctcgcaCGCCCGTAcaacacaatcactccaacatatccaactccaaggctaggctgcttcactaaaaagaccacaactaaccacaaaGCCATGCAGCATTccgaagccggaaaggacacATGCACAGTCGCACATCTTGCAAAACAATccgttttatcatcaacattcagtcactgcaaagatttaaagactTAGCCTCAGCctcttaccataagttagaatggacccaaagtaTATGATTTATACAGTCTGGTTCGGCTTTCGCTTGCCATCCGTTTTTAGTAAGACATTACGTCTTTCTTGTGttaggcgcacatggctaatttgcatacgtgcatggctaatttgcatacgcgcaCAGGGTTGGCTGGCTCCTGCAAGGCAAATAATAGAACATATTTAATCATCTTCAATCtgtcaatctatctatctatctatccatccatccatccatccatccatccatccatccatccatccatccatccatccatccatccatccatccatccatccatccatccatccatccatccatccatccatccatccatccatccatccatctatccatctatctatctatcaacgcattGGTCTAGTTTGAATGtgatgttttttgtgtatttccAGTCAGAGATGTCTCCCCTGTGTGTTCTTGTAGGCTATTGGCTATTGTGAGCCGAATCACCAAAATTAATTCCCAACGTGTAGTTTGGTATTAAAGGccgtgttgcagggtttattttccaacgaatttgtgcaatttgcttgttggtatttaagatttaaacttatttattgtatttaatgttgttaggtatcacaaaacggaattTTATACGAAAAAGACTACAttaatattgtatatagttagtatatgctacacgtgaacctcctaagatggcgcaatttgactGGTTCGTTATcttgggatattgggcaatatcccatgattgacatctcaaagTCGATATTGTTGtcatcgcaaaatgtcagctgatagcaacaaataaaccttcggtctcgggggctattccccactattcacttcgccttcggcgaataattgttgactaatagcctagatagataaatagcctagtcaagtctttattaaaggcctacgtgcaggttaaccggaagttttggTTAATGgatacataaagcactcaaaatgtgtgtatcatttataaaatgtctccaaaatagtgttaaagtccagttttggtcgtttttggcagtaacgggtgttttctaacgccatccggcgatgacgtcacgttgggtaGACATGGaggaaggtagcctcagcctagtactagaactatggcgtctaaaggcctgattccaccggacgcgttacggcaacgttacggctgcggcacgtcttggccgcggtcaccgcagcagagaggttccactctaatcaatgagaccatttccaccgggcgcggctgcggaaagtctcagcaacgtcccaggagcggctcgccgtgccgcagctctatcattccgtagcatttctatttttgccgcaagccgttgctgaaccgcgtcaatttcaacagagcagatcgagcagggcaggaagtgaaaaagtaaaagccatagagcatccggtcaattttcaaaataaaacacaatactcagctcatgtagcctatcacaacgtcatttatgtaccaaatcatcctttttataagggaaatggccggaaggacaaagcgtggcatttaattgtaCAACCCGTACAACACAATCACTGTGTGTACTTGTAGGCTATAGGCTATtgtgagccgaatcacctaaaTTAATTCCCAAAGTGTAGTTTGGTATTAAAGGccgtgttgcagggtttattttccaacgaatttgtgcaatttgcttgttggtatttaagatttaaactgttatttattgtatttaatgttgttaggtatcacaaaacggaatgttatacgaaaaagtaggtactattttagcggtttACTGTTGtttctcatttcccccagaatgcattgcatgacgtcacctTGGGGAGacggaccaaagccgcattgagacccttgagagtagagactaATGGCCGGTTCAGATTACACGATTCTCAGACAGTCCTCCACGATTTACcatgtcacactatacgatcAAAGAGTCAGGAAATCGGGCCTTGTCTCGTcgtaagactggccacactacaagattctcagacattcctccacgatttaacatgtcacactatacgatATTACGGTTATTTCTCGCCAGGCTGTATCCCTTTTCACCCTATCGTGAAAGTCCTTCGAGGACACGTCGAAAATGCAGGGACGTTGCTGCCACATTTCCACCACAGTTGTCTCCATTATATTGCTCCATTTTCTATAGTTTTCTTTATTAGCATTCTTCTTGTTATTGATCGCATTCATATTTGCAGTAGTTACGTACTCCTACTCAgcgtagtgcagtgaagtcAGTTGGTAAACACTGCCCGTGAGCTCCAGCTTCCCTCACGCAACTGGGGGCGTGGTTCCCTCATGTCAACAATGTATACGTCATGCGATTCACTAAAAAAACTGACATGCCAAACATTTCGTCGTCGGGTTTTCGAACGTCGCAGACGAAAACATCGAagatcgcaagcatgtcacaATACTAGACCTCGTCTCGTCGCCGACCTGTCAAATCGTGTACGATTCGCAATTTTGTCTGTGACGAAAGAATCGgggcaaaatcgggctgaaatcgtgtagtctgataCTGAACGGGCCataagagagtgttcagcagttcatacagatacatagataaatacatggatattgtatatagttcctcctaagatggcgcaatttgactGGTTCGTTATcttgggatattgggcaatatcccatgattgacatctcaaagtcgatattgttttcatcgcaaaatgtcagcTGATAACAACAAATCAACCTTCGGTCTCGGGGGCTATCCCCCACTATCcacttcgccttcggcgaataattgttggctaatagcctagatagataaatagcctagtcaagtcttcattaaaggcctacgtgcaggttaaccggaagttttggTTAATGGATGCATAAAGCACAaaaaatatgtgtatcatttataaaatgtctccaaaatagtgttaaagtccagtttttggcgtttttggcagtaacgggtgttttctaacgccATTCGGCGATGACGACACGTTGGGTAGACGTGGaggaaggtagcctcagccgCCTGTGCATCCTCTGTCTTCATGGGAGAAGCCTCACCGCTGCCACCTGTGCCCGTTTGCCTCCGCCTACGAGCGCCACCTGGAGGCCCATATGCGCTCCCACacgggggagaagccctacaagtgtgagcTGTGCTCGTTCCGCTGCAGCGACCGCAGCAACCTgtcccaccaccgccgccgccgccgccgccacaagCTGCTGCCCATGAAGGGCGCCCGCTCGCTGGCCCACAAGAAGATGCTCAGTGTGCTGCAGAAGAAGAGCAGCGCGCTGGGCTACGGCCGGCGCCTGCTCATCAACTTCAGCCCCCCTTCCATGGCAGCGCACAAGGCGTACAGCATGAGCGACTTCCCCCACGGACTGCCCCACATACGGCAGGAGGCCTTCGACGACCAGGGCGGGGCGCCCGAGGACGGAAGCTGCAGGGACGAcgagctccaccaccaccacctccatcaacaccaccaggATCTGGTCATGGACAACCCCCTGAACCAGCTATCGACGCTGGCCGGTCAGTTGGCCAGCCTTCCGGCGCACGTCCACTCCCAGACAGCCCAGCCCCCCGGGTCACCCCGGGCCCGGTCTCCGGTGGACGAGAAGCCCTTCCTCGTACAGCAGCCCGACCCCGCCGACACGCCCCCTGCGACGGCCTTGGCCAACACGTCGCACGCCTCGTCTCCCACGGCCCCGGACCCCaggctcccccctctccctccgagcGAGGGCAGTCCCGTGGCGGGGCCGTGCAGCGAGGGCAGCGGCCGCACCAGCACCCCCAGCGTCGGCAACAGCCAGCCCAGCACCCCGGCCCCGGGCCTGCCCGCCGCGCCCCAGGAGCTCGGCGCGCAGCACCACTGCCAACACTGTGACATAGCCTTCCCCGACAACATCCTCTACACCATACACATGGGCTGCCACGGCTACGAGAACGCCTTCCAGTGCAACATCTGTGGCCACAGCTGCATCAACAAGTACGACTTTGCGTGCCACTTTGCCCGGGGGCAGCATAAGCAGCCGTGATGCTTATGAACACCACAAAAAACGAAGATGCgtcatattatttcaatgatttCACAGGGACAAATCCCGCCTTGATGTAGCCTAGCCTTTGTTGTGAAATTTGCCGGGTTCTGGAGAGGCTGAGACTGTCAGCTTTGGGTAAGGGTTATTTTATATACGCTCACATGGTATAAGCTTACAATGCGAGGGAATTGTGTGCTATATCCAAGTGACACAGGTTTTAATGATAAACATTCCTTGAGTAATGTCATTCAGTATCAACTATTAGTTAAATAGTGGTTTACCAGGCACCATGTTGGAATCAAGTGCTCAGtgctattcaattcaatttcttTACAGTGCCTGATATATATTTACTTGCTTTTTTTACTTCTAGCTAAagagtatttatttatattattactaatagaccttattatattattttcacTGCTCTGTGTATAAGTCCAGCACAGTTTAAGAATTTATCCATTTTTTAAATTGATTTCCCAATCAAGGGGAATTTTGGTGTGTTTGACAAAGAAGTCTCTGTGCACAACATGTGATAGTCATCGCACAAACTTTAATGTCCACAAATGTGTAATGTCTTCAGTGCCACGTTATGACCATAATGCAGGGCATGGTTCTGTCATTGTCCTGCTGGTGAATGTCCTTGTACGTCTGCGGAGACGGTGTAGCAAATGAGTAGGCAACGTGATCG harbors:
- the LOC130404863 gene encoding zinc finger protein Pegasus-like yields the protein MNSYPEHNKPHRCHLCPFASAYERHLEAHMRSHTGEKPYKCELCSFRCSDRSNLSHHRRRRRRHKLLPMKGARSLAHKKMLSVLQKKSSALGYGRRLLINFSPPSMAAHKAYSMSDFPHGLPHIRQEAFDDQGGAPEDGSCRDDELHHHHLHQHHQDLVMDNPLNQLSTLAGQLASLPAHVHSQTAQPPGSPRARSPVDEKPFLVQQPDPADTPPATALANTSHASSPTAPDPRLPPLPPSEGSPVAGPCSEGSGRTSTPSVGNSQPSTPAPGLPAAPQELGAQHHCQHCDIAFPDNILYTIHMGCHGYENAFQCNICGHSCINKYDFACHFARGQHKQP
- the LOC130405211 gene encoding deleted in malignant brain tumors 1 protein-like, producing the protein MDCVWVISPGSEVIELEFLHVELEGSDCRYDGIQVYDGPSINQRQLGRLCGNQRSTFHSTGKTLTVRFTTDSSQTYQGFRAEYRVAADGSCRYNCGYLVGNCSCDYSCESYGNCCYDFLSQCVGTTAYPPEATTAQESCRYNCGYHLGSCSCDYSCQYDDNCCYDYYSQCYNTASPDVTTVNNCGGWLYSTEGYITSPNYPQQYPNNMDCVWVISPGSEVIELEFLHVELEGSDCRYDGIQVYDGPSINQRQLGRLCGNQRSTFHSTGKNLTVRFTTDFSQTYQGFRAEYRVVADGSCRYNCGYLVGNCSCEYPCESYGNCCYDYLSQCVGTTAYPPEVTTAQESCLYNCGNHLGSCSCDVSCQYDGNCCYDYYSQCYNTASPDVTTVNNCGGWLYSTEGYITSPNYPQQYPNNMDCVWVISPGSEVIELEFLHVELEGSDCRYDGIQVYDGPSINQRQLGRLCGNQRSTFHSTGKNLTVRFTTDFSQTYQGFRAEYRVVADGSCRYNCGYLVGNCSCEYPCESYGNCCYDYLSQCVGTTAYPPEVTTAQESCLYNCGNHLGSCSCDVSCQYDGNCCYDYYSQCYNRASPDVTGPPCGGSLSISGSFSSPGYPGNYHDNSHCVWQLRASNDHKIYLSFTDLQLEDCCSCDYVAVYDGPSVNSRPLGTLCNNTLNFFQSSSTYLTVLFRTDGSGTGRGFNAEFKSSLPPGAGRVECSSDNMNIVIEKSYLESLGYDGHSLYLNDQYCRPQISAFQVIFSFPMNTCGTEQKFESGRIVYTNAVRAFESDYGLITRQSSLKLNVDCHMEPDTTVQNLYIARAGVNDSITGMGRFNGTMAFYTSRSFTYMVTQVPYMVTLNQAMYVQVNLRRDDKGLVLFLDTCVASPSPHDFQNNTYDLVRNGCGVDSTYQAYDSGTKSYARFTFRAFQFLRTHESVYLQCKVVVCPASSSNSRCRRGCSRRKARALRASEDSHTLVLGPLTLQDLGSQGEASVKEEVAPEKTIDI